A single region of the Gemmatimonas sp. UBA7669 genome encodes:
- a CDS encoding COX15/CtaA family protein — MATTTDLGLPGALPDRDRLALRRWLMASIIAVFFAVAVGGITRLTESGLSITEWKPVSGALPPSDDAAWALELEKFRQIPQASSTHAGITMSEFKWIYWWEWFHRNVARTVGLVFAIPYLVFLVQGRLPKSLRVRLAALPLLTAGQGALGWYMVQSGLVERVSVSSYRLTAHLGLALGILAVAVWTYSELRARSDAELREASQTSHGWRTALVAATTLLGITVLSGGFVAGLRGGKVFNEFPLMGGQVVPPGYGMLSPWWSNAFENPAAAQFHHRLLAMTVTALVLALAWRARQGALPQMVQRAVFGFATVITLQLVLGITTLLLAVPIPLGVLHQFTGVLALTAALIATQRAVATTAATRAATLPPDRVSPPAWPAPSQR, encoded by the coding sequence GTGGCTACCACAACCGACCTCGGACTGCCCGGCGCCCTGCCTGACCGCGATCGACTCGCGCTGCGCCGTTGGCTGATGGCCTCCATCATTGCCGTGTTCTTTGCGGTGGCGGTGGGTGGCATTACCCGTCTCACCGAAAGCGGACTCTCCATCACCGAATGGAAACCGGTATCCGGTGCGCTGCCGCCTTCCGACGACGCGGCGTGGGCGCTTGAGCTCGAAAAATTCCGGCAGATTCCGCAGGCGAGCAGCACGCATGCCGGCATCACCATGTCCGAGTTCAAGTGGATCTACTGGTGGGAGTGGTTCCACCGGAACGTCGCCCGCACCGTCGGGCTGGTCTTCGCCATTCCGTATCTCGTGTTCCTCGTGCAGGGGCGCCTGCCCAAGTCGCTTCGCGTGCGACTCGCCGCGCTGCCGTTGCTTACCGCTGGTCAGGGTGCGCTGGGCTGGTACATGGTGCAGAGCGGACTCGTCGAACGCGTCAGTGTGAGTTCGTATCGTCTCACGGCGCACCTCGGACTCGCCCTTGGCATTCTCGCGGTCGCGGTGTGGACCTACAGCGAACTGCGCGCACGCAGTGACGCCGAACTGCGCGAAGCGTCGCAGACGTCGCACGGCTGGCGCACGGCGCTCGTTGCGGCCACCACGCTGCTCGGAATCACCGTGCTTTCCGGCGGCTTTGTGGCCGGACTGCGTGGCGGCAAGGTGTTCAACGAGTTTCCGCTCATGGGTGGCCAGGTGGTGCCACCCGGTTATGGGATGCTCTCACCGTGGTGGTCCAACGCGTTCGAGAACCCCGCGGCTGCGCAGTTCCATCACCGACTGCTCGCCATGACGGTGACCGCGCTGGTGCTTGCGCTGGCCTGGCGTGCACGGCAGGGGGCGCTTCCGCAGATGGTGCAGCGCGCGGTGTTCGGCTTTGCCACGGTCATCACGTTGCAGCTCGTGCTTGGCATCACCACGCTGCTGCTGGCCGTACCCATTCCGCTTGGCGTGCTGCACCAGTTCACCGGCGTACTGGCGCTTACGGCAGCGTTGATTGCCACGCAGCGCGCGGTGGCCACGACCGCCGCTACTCGTGCCGCAACGCTGCCACCGGATCGAGTTTCGCCGCCCGCATGGCCGGCACCATCCCAAAGATGA
- a CDS encoding glycosyltransferase: MRILIATIGTRGDVQPYLALARGLKAAGHDVALCTCERYAPWIRQFGVAHLPLDDSLLRLLESPAGRLLIGQLDSVWGGLRTAWSVFQQVRPMNERLVADAWAASEAWRPDVIVYHPKLFCMPSISAKRGIPAVLAPLIPMQVATGDVPFWGMPKLPLGRRYNRLTWRVVESLTARGTRGYLRTWRKAHDPQGHSRHSSPSQLQPGVPITVLHGYSDAVSPRPHDWPSHAYVSGYWFLDDAVDSDGATWQPPPALLRFLEHGPAPVYIGFGSMASADAADATRRILAAVSQAGVRAVLARGWGGLVDAALPSNVFALDEAPHTWLFPRMAAVVHHGGAGTTAAGLRAGCPTLICPFGLDQPFWGDRIAKLGAGPAPLPQKRLHAESLGAALAELVSQPRFKEAATRIAAAMQAQDGMATAVALIERVVGEQRRVRTDGAGTAVP; the protein is encoded by the coding sequence ATGCGCATCCTGATCGCAACCATCGGCACCCGTGGCGACGTGCAGCCCTACCTGGCCCTGGCTCGAGGCCTCAAGGCTGCCGGTCACGACGTGGCTCTCTGCACGTGCGAACGGTACGCGCCGTGGATTCGGCAGTTCGGTGTTGCACATTTGCCGCTCGACGACAGCCTGCTGCGGCTTCTCGAGTCGCCGGCAGGCCGTCTGCTCATTGGCCAGCTCGACAGCGTGTGGGGCGGACTCAGGACCGCGTGGTCGGTGTTTCAGCAGGTGCGGCCAATGAATGAGCGCCTCGTCGCAGATGCCTGGGCTGCCAGCGAAGCATGGCGGCCGGATGTCATCGTCTACCATCCCAAGCTGTTCTGCATGCCGTCGATCAGCGCGAAGCGTGGTATTCCCGCCGTGCTGGCGCCACTGATCCCGATGCAGGTCGCCACGGGTGATGTGCCGTTCTGGGGTATGCCGAAGCTGCCATTGGGCAGGCGTTACAACCGACTCACCTGGCGTGTGGTGGAATCACTCACGGCGCGTGGGACGCGCGGCTATCTCCGGACATGGCGAAAGGCACACGACCCACAGGGACACTCGCGCCACAGTTCACCCAGTCAATTGCAGCCGGGTGTGCCCATCACGGTGCTGCATGGTTACAGTGACGCTGTCTCGCCGCGCCCACACGACTGGCCATCACACGCATACGTCAGCGGGTACTGGTTTCTCGACGACGCGGTGGACAGTGACGGCGCCACGTGGCAGCCGCCGCCGGCGCTGCTGCGCTTTCTGGAGCACGGTCCAGCGCCGGTGTATATCGGCTTTGGCAGCATGGCCAGTGCCGATGCCGCGGATGCCACGCGGCGCATTCTCGCGGCGGTTTCGCAGGCCGGTGTTCGCGCGGTGCTCGCGCGCGGCTGGGGTGGCCTCGTAGACGCGGCCTTGCCCAGCAACGTGTTTGCGCTGGACGAAGCACCGCACACCTGGCTCTTTCCGCGCATGGCAGCCGTTGTCCACCATGGCGGCGCGGGTACGACCGCCGCTGGACTGCGCGCCGGTTGTCCGACCCTGATCTGTCCATTCGGACTCGACCAGCCATTCTGGGGTGATCGTATCGCAAAGCTCGGCGCGGGTCCCGCACCGCTCCCGCAGAAGCGACTCCACGCCGAGTCGCTGGGGGCAGCACTTGCGGAGCTGGTTTCGCAGCCCCGTTTCAAGGAAGCCGCCACGCGGATTGCCGCCGCCATGCAGGCGCAGGACGGAATGGCCACGGCCGTCGCGTTGATCGAGCGGGTTGTCGGCGAGCAGCGCCGCGTTCGGACTGACGGTGCAGGGACCGCCGTCCCTTGA
- a CDS encoding serine hydrolase domain-containing protein, whose product MLHGRAQAQQTASADAVTTVDSLIRVEMSTRHLPGLALAVVRDGQIILARGYGFADIERGVPVTAETRFQAASITKSFTALATMQLVEQGRVAMDAQVGRYLPQLPKAWHAVTVRQLLAHTSGIPSISAFERPPCPTAKSQADYVLGDVLAEVACLPLEFPPGERWEYGDTNYYLLGLLIAAVSGMSYEAFLAQGILTPLGMTATRLQRRTPEADVARGYRWQSGRYEAAPSLDPIVDEANGALVSTVHDLARLDAALYGEQLLPQRTLATMWTPAETREGLAPYGLGFGLTPFRGKRRVGHTGGAPGSSTAISRFPDERLTVILLSNGEQPPGKVLELAHAVAALYLKP is encoded by the coding sequence TTGCTCCATGGTCGCGCCCAGGCACAGCAGACGGCCTCGGCGGACGCGGTCACCACCGTGGATTCGCTGATTCGCGTCGAGATGAGCACCCGGCACCTGCCAGGGCTGGCGCTGGCCGTTGTGCGAGATGGGCAGATTATTCTCGCGCGGGGCTACGGCTTTGCCGACATCGAGCGCGGTGTCCCGGTCACTGCCGAGACACGCTTTCAGGCTGCATCAATCACCAAGTCGTTTACGGCGCTGGCCACCATGCAACTCGTCGAGCAGGGTCGGGTGGCAATGGATGCCCAAGTGGGTCGCTACCTGCCGCAGCTCCCCAAGGCGTGGCATGCCGTGACTGTGCGGCAGCTGCTGGCGCATACATCGGGTATACCGAGCATCTCAGCGTTCGAGCGACCACCATGCCCAACTGCCAAGTCGCAGGCAGACTACGTGTTGGGTGATGTGCTCGCCGAGGTAGCGTGTCTGCCCTTGGAGTTTCCGCCGGGCGAACGCTGGGAGTACGGCGACACCAACTACTACTTGCTTGGGCTACTCATTGCCGCGGTCAGCGGCATGTCGTACGAGGCGTTTCTTGCCCAGGGCATTCTCACTCCCCTTGGCATGACAGCCACGCGCCTGCAGCGGCGCACGCCCGAAGCCGATGTGGCACGAGGTTACCGGTGGCAGTCCGGTCGATACGAGGCAGCGCCGTCGCTCGATCCGATTGTAGATGAGGCCAACGGGGCGCTCGTGTCGACTGTGCACGACCTGGCTCGTTTGGACGCGGCGCTCTACGGCGAGCAGTTGTTGCCACAACGTACGCTGGCCACGATGTGGACGCCGGCCGAAACACGCGAGGGCCTGGCGCCCTACGGACTGGGCTTCGGACTGACGCCGTTCCGTGGCAAGCGCCGCGTGGGCCACACGGGTGGCGCACCGGGAAGCAGCACGGCCATCAGCCGCTTTCCGGACGAGCGGCTTACGGTCATTCTGCTGTCCAATGGTGAGCAGCCGCCCGGCAAGGTGCTCGAACTCGCGCACGCCGTCGCCGCGCTGTACCTGAAGCCATGA
- a CDS encoding DUF7010 family protein yields MNTLTVGAAQADMRRGYLSGAPGVLVSGLVWLAAGLVTALVSDKIGVLTLLMGGAAIHPIGVGIAKLFGASGTHESGNPLGTLAAETTFWLLAGCAIAYGVHVLRVEWFFPVMLLVIGGRYVTFQTVYGLRAYWICGALLCTAGLVLALTRAPSVVGALSGAAIELVFAGMLFVQSRRRAS; encoded by the coding sequence ATGAACACTCTCACTGTAGGAGCGGCGCAGGCCGACATGCGCCGTGGGTATCTGTCCGGCGCACCAGGTGTGCTGGTCTCTGGCCTGGTCTGGCTTGCGGCAGGCCTCGTGACGGCCCTGGTGTCCGACAAGATTGGTGTGCTGACCCTCCTGATGGGCGGCGCCGCCATTCACCCGATTGGCGTGGGTATTGCCAAGTTGTTCGGGGCTTCGGGCACGCACGAATCCGGGAATCCGCTCGGCACACTCGCAGCAGAGACCACATTCTGGCTTCTCGCCGGGTGCGCCATTGCCTACGGTGTTCATGTACTCCGAGTCGAATGGTTCTTCCCGGTCATGCTGCTGGTCATCGGCGGGCGCTACGTGACCTTCCAGACCGTCTATGGACTACGTGCGTACTGGATATGCGGAGCGCTGCTGTGCACGGCAGGTCTTGTCCTGGCGCTGACGCGCGCGCCATCCGTTGTTGGTGCGCTCAGCGGCGCAGCCATCGAGCTCGTCTTCGCCGGCATGCTGTTTGTGCAGTCAAGGCGCCGTGCGTCCTGA
- a CDS encoding TetR/AcrR family transcriptional regulator, whose amino-acid sequence MPSSRRAPLSRDRILRAAIKLADRHGLEALSMRKLATTLKVEAMSLYNHVANKDELLDGMVDVVIGEIMRPTPGSDWKAAMRARAHSALAVMTAHPWAPMLVVSRISVGPNMLAYLDATLGTLREAGFSWHETDRAWNAMDNYTYGFALQQQNFPVNPDEYASAAAAYLPMLPASLYPYMHEITVRVADGSHDGTLDFAFGLELILDGLERVRGARP is encoded by the coding sequence ATGCCCTCCTCACGCCGCGCGCCATTGAGTCGCGACCGCATTCTGCGTGCCGCCATCAAGCTTGCCGACCGGCACGGCCTCGAGGCCCTTTCCATGCGCAAGCTGGCCACGACGCTCAAGGTCGAGGCCATGTCGCTCTACAATCACGTGGCGAACAAGGACGAGTTGCTCGACGGCATGGTCGATGTGGTGATCGGCGAAATCATGCGGCCCACGCCCGGCAGTGACTGGAAGGCCGCCATGCGCGCCCGCGCGCATTCGGCACTGGCGGTCATGACGGCCCATCCCTGGGCTCCCATGCTGGTGGTGTCGCGTATCAGCGTCGGCCCCAACATGCTCGCGTACCTCGATGCCACGCTGGGCACGCTGCGTGAGGCGGGCTTCTCATGGCACGAAACGGACCGGGCGTGGAATGCCATGGACAACTACACCTATGGTTTCGCGCTGCAGCAGCAGAACTTCCCTGTGAACCCCGATGAATACGCGTCGGCTGCCGCTGCCTATCTGCCCATGCTGCCGGCCAGTCTGTACCCGTACATGCATGAGATCACCGTGCGCGTAGCCGACGGTTCACATGATGGCACCCTCGACTTTGCCTTCGGACTTGAGCTGATCCTTGACGGACTCGAACGTGTCCGTGGCGCGCGACCGTAG